Proteins encoded by one window of Pseudomonas coleopterorum:
- a CDS encoding HPP family protein codes for MDIFTRLWPTRQPINAREKWRACIGAALGVLVVGVLAALGLQGHWAAEHGALGLAIVAPIGASAVLVFALPASPLAQPWAVAGGNTLSALVGIACAKWIPDPTLAAALAVGLAIALMLAARCLHPPGGAAALLMVVMGCEHFAYAVNPVLLDSLLLVAAGLLYNNLTRRPWPHVPATPQPSATGRFSRADLDAALVHYNQVLDVDRNDLQALLELAEASAYQRNMGELHCAEVMSREPITARQEMPLREAWALMRKHKIKALPVIDRQRHLIGIVTVADFMRQLDLDAHDGVAWHLRALLRPGRNRPTTSSVGQIMTRSVRVASADRLLTELVPVFSENGHRHIPIIDSERRLVGIITQSDLIRALYRAVSA; via the coding sequence ATGGATATCTTCACCCGCCTCTGGCCGACCCGCCAACCGATCAATGCCCGGGAAAAATGGCGTGCCTGCATCGGTGCCGCCTTAGGCGTGCTGGTGGTCGGCGTGCTTGCAGCACTGGGCCTGCAGGGGCACTGGGCCGCCGAGCACGGCGCCTTGGGTCTGGCCATCGTGGCGCCCATCGGCGCCAGCGCCGTGCTGGTGTTCGCCCTCCCCGCCAGCCCTTTGGCCCAGCCCTGGGCAGTAGCCGGGGGCAATACCCTGAGCGCGTTGGTCGGCATTGCCTGCGCCAAATGGATTCCCGATCCGACCCTGGCCGCCGCCCTCGCCGTAGGCCTGGCAATCGCACTGATGCTCGCCGCCCGCTGCCTGCACCCACCCGGTGGCGCGGCGGCACTGCTGATGGTCGTGATGGGGTGCGAGCACTTCGCCTATGCCGTGAATCCGGTCCTGCTCGACTCGCTGCTGCTGGTGGCCGCCGGCCTGCTCTACAACAACCTGACGCGTCGGCCCTGGCCCCATGTGCCTGCCACGCCCCAACCATCGGCCACGGGACGATTCAGCCGCGCCGACCTGGACGCCGCGCTGGTGCACTACAACCAGGTCCTCGACGTCGATCGCAACGACCTGCAAGCATTGCTCGAACTGGCCGAGGCATCGGCCTACCAGCGCAACATGGGCGAGCTGCACTGTGCCGAAGTCATGAGTCGGGAACCGATCACCGCACGCCAGGAGATGCCGCTACGCGAGGCCTGGGCACTGATGCGCAAGCACAAGATCAAGGCCTTGCCGGTCATCGACCGCCAGCGCCATCTGATAGGCATCGTCACCGTGGCCGACTTCATGCGGCAACTGGACCTGGACGCCCACGACGGCGTGGCCTGGCACCTGCGCGCCCTGCTGCGACCCGGACGCAATCGGCCGACGACCAGCAGCGTTGGGCAAATAATGACCCGCTCGGTGCGCGTCGCCAGCGCCGATCGGCTGCTGACCGAACTGGTGCCGGTGTTTTCCGAGAACGGCCATCGGCACATTCCGATCATCGACAGCGAGCGCCGTCTGGTGGGCATCATCACTCAGTCCGATCTGATCCGTGCGCTGTACCGGGCGGTCAGCGCCTAG
- a CDS encoding type 1 glutamine amidotransferase domain-containing protein, which produces MKILMVLTSHDQLGDTGKKTGFWLEEFAAPYYAFIDAGADVTLVSPKGGQSPLDPKSDEPDAQTDATRRFADDAEAKSALADTFPLSEVDPYDFDAVFYPGGHGPLWDLAEDTDSKTIIEAFYAANKPVAAVCHAPGVFKNVKSPDGDSIVKGKKVTGFTNSEEDAVGLTDVVPFLVEDMLKANGGEYSKGPDWGSYVVEDGHLITGQNPASSEAAAEALIKRLQQEESA; this is translated from the coding sequence ATGAAGATCTTGATGGTTCTCACGTCCCACGATCAGTTGGGCGATACCGGCAAGAAAACCGGCTTCTGGCTGGAAGAATTTGCCGCCCCCTACTATGCCTTCATCGACGCCGGCGCCGATGTGACGCTGGTGTCGCCCAAGGGCGGCCAGTCGCCACTGGACCCCAAGAGCGACGAGCCGGATGCGCAGACCGACGCCACCCGCCGCTTCGCCGATGACGCAGAGGCCAAATCTGCCCTCGCCGACACCTTTCCGCTGAGCGAAGTCGACCCCTACGATTTCGATGCCGTGTTCTATCCCGGTGGGCACGGTCCGCTGTGGGACCTGGCCGAAGACACGGATTCGAAAACCATCATCGAAGCCTTCTATGCCGCCAACAAACCGGTCGCTGCCGTCTGCCATGCACCGGGTGTGTTCAAGAACGTGAAATCGCCCGATGGCGATTCCATCGTCAAAGGCAAGAAGGTCACCGGTTTCACCAACTCCGAAGAGGACGCGGTCGGTTTGACGGATGTGGTGCCCTTCCTGGTCGAAGACATGCTCAAAGCCAATGGCGGGGAATATTCCAAAGGTCCGGACTGGGGCAGCTATGTGGTCGAGGATGGTCACCTGATCACTGGGCAGAACCCTGCGTCCTCGGAAGCTGCGGCCGAGGCGTTGATCAAGCGCCTGCAACAGGAAGAGAGTGCCTGA
- a CDS encoding DUF1624 domain-containing protein, translating to MLAIDALRGLVMLFMLVDHVRETFFLHVQVSDPMDPVNTPPELFFTRISSMVCAPVFVFLTGLSAWLYGQSHSPREVSIFLLKRGLFLVFLELTLVNFAWNATLVPTTLWLQVIWAIGLSMIALAALIHLPRTALTIVGVVIVAGHNLLDGIVLTAESPLFEIWSILHQRAFLEITEFTRARTTYPILPWIGLIALGYCAGPWFGRDADPARRLRLLLNWGVGLLVGFIAIRYLNGYGEKPWSVLDDNVRTFMSFMSLTKYPPSLLYLMPTMGAGLLLLALFQRLEGRPVLEVLSRYGGAPMFFYVLHLLVLKAMYLIAVQIWGLNQGKYYGFDSLAGIWLWTVALAVALYFPTRWFAQLKQRRRDIGWLKYF from the coding sequence ATGCTGGCGATCGATGCACTACGTGGATTGGTCATGCTGTTCATGCTCGTCGATCATGTGCGCGAAACGTTTTTTCTGCATGTTCAGGTCAGCGATCCCATGGATCCGGTCAACACACCTCCCGAACTGTTCTTCACTCGCATCAGCAGCATGGTCTGCGCCCCGGTGTTCGTTTTCCTTACCGGCCTCTCGGCCTGGTTGTACGGGCAATCCCATAGCCCGCGGGAAGTCTCGATATTCCTCCTCAAGCGCGGACTGTTTCTGGTCTTTCTGGAACTCACGCTGGTCAACTTCGCCTGGAACGCGACCCTGGTGCCCACCACCTTGTGGCTGCAAGTCATCTGGGCCATCGGCCTGAGCATGATTGCGTTGGCCGCACTCATCCACCTGCCCCGTACTGCGCTAACGATCGTGGGCGTGGTCATCGTCGCCGGCCACAACCTGCTGGACGGCATCGTTCTGACCGCAGAGTCGCCCCTCTTCGAGATCTGGTCGATCCTGCACCAGCGCGCGTTCCTCGAAATCACCGAGTTCACCCGCGCGCGCACGACCTACCCCATCCTGCCGTGGATCGGGCTGATCGCCCTGGGCTACTGCGCCGGCCCCTGGTTCGGTCGCGACGCCGACCCGGCACGGCGCCTGCGTCTGCTGCTGAACTGGGGTGTGGGTTTGCTGGTGGGGTTCATTGCCATCCGCTACCTGAACGGCTACGGCGAGAAGCCGTGGAGCGTGCTGGATGACAACGTCCGCACCTTCATGAGTTTCATGTCGCTGACCAAGTACCCACCGTCGCTGCTGTACCTGATGCCCACCATGGGTGCCGGCCTGCTGCTGCTCGCCTTGTTCCAGCGCCTCGAAGGTCGCCCGGTGCTCGAAGTGCTGTCACGCTATGGCGGCGCGCCGATGTTCTTCTATGTGCTGCACCTGCTGGTGCTCAAAGCCATGTACCTGATCGCGGTGCAGATCTGGGGCCTGAATCAGGGCAAGTACTACGGCTTCGACAGCCTGGCCGGGATCTGGCTGTGGACCGTGGCACTGGCCGTCGCACTGTACTTTCCCACCCGCTGGTTCGCGCAACTCAAGCAACGCCGCCGTGACATCGGCTGGTTGAAGTATTTCTGA